A window of Caldisalinibacter kiritimatiensis contains these coding sequences:
- the rnmV gene encoding ribonuclease M5 — MIKEVIVVEGKDDVAAVKRAVDAEIITTGGFGFPDDLMDRIKTAAEKRGVIIFTDPDFAGEKIRNIISKEVKNCKHAFLPRDKATKDGNIGIENATKEDIIEALKNARVESATERKEFTKSDLIRNGLIGNESASDRRDKLGRILGIGYCNSKQFFKRLNNYGITREEFEEGVRRIGY; from the coding sequence ATGATAAAAGAAGTAATAGTCGTAGAAGGTAAAGACGATGTTGCTGCTGTAAAAAGAGCGGTCGATGCAGAAATTATTACTACTGGAGGATTTGGATTTCCCGATGACCTTATGGATAGAATAAAAACAGCGGCAGAAAAAAGAGGAGTAATTATATTTACTGACCCTGATTTTGCAGGAGAAAAAATAAGAAATATAATTTCTAAAGAGGTAAAGAATTGTAAACATGCTTTTTTACCAAGGGACAAAGCCACAAAGGACGGTAATATTGGTATAGAAAATGCTACTAAAGAAGATATAATAGAAGCTTTAAAAAATGCAAGGGTAGAATCGGCAACTGAAAGAAAAGAATTTACAAAGAGTGATTTAATAAGAAATGGTTTAATAGGGAACGAAAGTGCATCTGATAGACGAGATAAATTAGGTAGAATATTAGGAATAGGCTATTGTAATTCCAAGCAGTTTTTTAAGCGTTTAAACAATTATGGAATAACGAGAGAAGAATTTGAAGAAGGAGTTAGGAGGATAGGCTATTAA